TCCAGGCCCCGGACGTCTCGCGGCCGAAGGTCATGCGGACGGCGACTGCGTCGACAAGTGGTTCGAACGTGTGTTCGAATGGTGCGATGAGGTGGGACGGGCAGGCGATCACGGCGGACGACGGGGCGCTGCCCGGGCTCGGGCGCATGGCGGGGCTCGTGCGGACGGTGCGCACCCCGGAGTTCGCCGGGGTCACGTTCCACGAGGTGCTCGCCAAGAGCGCGCTGTCCAAGGTGCCGGGGGAGTCCCGGATGCCGTTCACCTGGACCATCAACCCGTACCGCGGGTGTTCCCATGCGTGCTCGTACTGCTTCGCGCGCCCCTCGCACCGTTACCTCGACATGAACCCCGGCGAGGACTTCGACAGCCAGATCGTCGTGAAGATGAACGTCGCCGAGGTGCTGCGTGCCGAGCTCGCCAAGCCGTCCTGGGCGGGCGACGCGGTCGCGCTCGGCACCAACACGGACCCGTACCAGCGCGCCGAGGGGCGCTACCGGCTCATGCCCGGGATCATCGACGCCCTCGAGGCCGCGCGCACACCGTTCTCGATCCTCACCAAGGGCACGCTCCTGCGCCGAGACCTCCCGCGCCTGACGCAGGCGGCCGAGCACGTGGACGTCGGCATCGGGGTCTCCCTGGCCTTCGTCGACGAGGACCTCCAGCAGGCCGTCGAGCCCGGCACCCCCACGCCGCGCGCCCGTCTTGACCTGATCCGTGCCGCCCGGGCCGCCGGGCTGCCGTGCGGGGTCATGATCGCCCCGGTCCTGCCGTGGCTCACCGACTCGACCGACCACCTCACGCGCCTGCTCGACGCGGTCCACGAGGCCGGCGCGACCGGCGCCACGGTGCTCCCGCTGTTCCTCAAGCCCGGCACCCGCGAGTGGTTCATGGCCTGGCTGCGCCGCGACCACCCCGAGCGGGTCGCGGGGTACGAACGCATCTACGCGGGCGGGTCGTACGCGAGCCGCGCGTACCGGGACTGGTTGTGGGACCGGGTGCGCCCCCTGCTCGTCGAGCGCGGCTTCGCGAGCGCAGGGCACCGGTCCCGGGCGCGCACGTCCGGCCACGCCCGGACCGCCTGGCACCCCGAGACCCCTGGTGAGCGAGCGCGGCCCGACGAGGGCGACTACCCGGCCGGGAGTCTGGTGACGCAGCACCGGGACAGCGGCGGACCGCCAGGACGTACGGGCACGAGCGCGGCCGCGAGCGCCGAGCAGCTGCTCTTCTAGCGTGTCGGCGACTGCCCCCGCGCTCAGTCCTGCGCGAGCCGCGCCGGGAACCCGCCCGTGGCCACGGGCCCCCAGCCCGTGATCGTCACGCGCAGCAGCGACTTGCCCTGCGCGACCATGGCCTGGCGGTACTCGTCCCAGTCGGGGTGCTCCCCGGCGATCGACCGGTAGTACTCGACGAGGGGCTCGACCGAGTCGGGCAGGTCGATCACCTCGGCCGTGCCGTCGACCTGCACCCAGGCGTCGTCGAAGTCCTCGCCCAGGACGCACAGCGACGCGGCGGGGTCGCGCCGCAGGTTCACGGCCTTGGCGCGGTCGGGGTAGGTCGAGACCACGACGCGCCCCTCGCCGTCGACCCCGTACGTGACGGGGCTCATCTGCGGGGCGCCGCTCGCGCGCCGGGTCAGCAGCACGGCCCGCCGGTCGGCGCGCAGGAACTCGACGAGCTCGGCGCGCCCGAGCCGTTGGGTGGTCGCGATCCGTCTGGTCATGGGTGCCTCCCGGGGAGTTCTCCTGAACGTGGTCCGCTCAGAGACTAGACTCGTCCGAGTGCGTCGTCTGCGCACTCCCCACTCCCATCCCGGGACGCCACTGCGCGCCCCGGCATGTTCCGGAAGGACTCACTCCGTGCTCCGCACCCACACAGCCGGCTCCCTGCGGGCCGAGCAGATCGGTCAGACCGTCACCCTCACCGGGTGGGTCGATCGTCGCCGCGATCACGGTGGAGTGGCCTTCATCGACTTGCGCGACGCCTCGGGCATCGCCCAGGTCGTCATCCGTGACGAGTCGATCGCGCACCCGCTGCGCGCCGAGTTCGTGCTCCAGGTCACCGGTGTCGTCTCCCGGCGCCCCGAGGGCAACGAGAACAAGAACCTCCCCACGGGTGAGGTCGAGGTCGTGGTGAGCGACGTCGTCGTGCTCAACGAGTCCGCACCGCTGCCGTTCCAGGTCTCCACGGCCCTCGAGGGCACCGAGGTCATCGGCGAGGAGGCGCGCCTCAAGCACCGCTACCTCGATCTGCGCCGCCCCACCCCGGCCCACGCCCTGCGCCTGCGCGCCAAGGCCAACCAGGCTGCACGCCGCGTGCTCGACGCGCAGGACTTCGTCGAGATCGAGACCCCGACCCTGACGCGCTCGACCCCGGAGGGCGCGCGCGACTTCCTGGTTCCCGCACGCCTGGCCCCCGGCTCCTGGTACGCGCTGCCGCAGTCCCCGCAGCTCTTCAAGCAGCTGCTCATGGTCTCGGGCATGGAGCGCTACTACCAGATCGCCCGCTGCTACCGCGACGAGGACTTCCGCGCGGACCGCCAGCCCGAGTTCACGCAGCTCGACGTCGAGATGAGCTTCGTCGAGCAGGACGACGTGATCGCGCTCGGCGAGCAGATCCTCGTCGCGCTGTGGGACCTCATCGGGTACAAGATCCCCACGCCCATCCCGCGCATGACGTTCCACGACGCGATGCGCCTGTACGGGTCGGACAAGCCGGACCTGCGCTTCGGCAACCCGCTCGTCGAGCTCACGGACTACTTCAAGGACACGCCGTTCCGCGTCTTCCAGGCCGAGTACGTGGGCGCCGTCGTCATGGCGGGCGGGGCCTCGCAGCCGCGCCGCCAGTTCGACGCCTGGCAGGAGTGGGCCAAGCAGCGCGGGGCCAAGGGCCTGGCGTACGTGACGTTCCAGGAGGACGGGACCCTCGCGGGCCCGGTCGCCAAGAACCTGTCCGACGCCGAGCGCGAGGGCCTGCGCGACGCGACCGGCGCCCAGCCGGGCGACGCGGTGTTCTTCGCGGCGGGCCGGACCAACGAGTCGCGCGCCCTGCTGGGCGCCGCCCGTCAGGAGATCGCCAAGCGCACCGGGCAGATCGACGAGAACGCCTGGGCGTTCGTCTGGATCGTCGACGCCCCGCTGTTCAAGCCCACGGGTGAGGCCGCCGACGAGGGCGACGTCGCCCTCGGCAACTCGGCCTGGACCGCGGTGCACCACGCGTTCACCTCGCCCACGCCCGAGTGGATCGACACGTTCGAGCAGAACCCGGGCGAGGCGCTCGCGTACGCGTACGACATCGTGTGCAACGGCAACGAGATCGGCGGCGGCTCGATCCGTATCCACCGCCGCGACGTCCAGGAGCGCGTGTTCGCGGTCATGGGCATCGGCGAGGAGGAGGCGCAGGAGAAGTTCGGCTTCCTGCTCGACGCCTTCGCGTTCGGCGCCCCGCCGCACGGCGGCATCGCGTTCGGCTGGGACCGCATCGTGGCGCTGCTGACGAAGTCGGAGTCGATCCGCGACGTCATCGCGTTCCCCAAGTCGGGCGGCGGGTACGACCCGCTGACCCAGGCGCCCGCGCCCATCACGGCGCAGCAGCGCAAGGAGGCGGGCGTCGACGCCAAGCCCAAGGCCGCGCCCGCCGACGAGCCGGCCGCCGCGGACGCTGCCGTCACCGGGAAGGCGTGAGCGCCCCGGACACCCGCACGCTGGCAAGGACGCTGGGAGGCTCGACCGGTCTGAGGGACCGGTGGGCCTCCCACCCCTTTGTCCTGGTGGACCTCCCCGAGTGGGACGTGCGCGGGGTGTGGCAGGACGAGCACGCGTGCGTGCTGAGCGTGGCGGCACGGGTCCCTCTCGGTGAGGGCGAGGTGCCCGACGGCGGCGCTCACCACGAGCGTGTCGGCCTGTGGGGCATGGGCTCGCCCGAGGCGACCGCGACCCTGCTGGCACGCGTGGCCCAGGACGGCGAGCTCGGGGAGCACGTCGTGAGCGCGGGCCTGCCGCGCGGGACCCTCACGGTCCTGGGGGACCGGTGCGCGAGCGAGGACCTGCCGACGATCCTGCGCGAGCCCGACCGCGAGAAGTCGGTCTCGACGTGGGACTTCTTCGCGACCCGCGAGGCCCCCGCCGCCCAGCCGGGCGAGGAGCACGTCGAGGCCCTGACCGGCCCCGCGGCGCCGGCCGAGGTCCGGGAGTGCCTGGACGTGGCGAACCCGCTCGCGGAGATGAGCCCCGAGGACCCGCTGACGCGCTGGTGGGGCTGGCGCGACCCCGACGGGGTGCTGCGCGGCGTCGTCGGCGCCCGGCAGGCGGTCCCCGGAGCCCCGTGGTCGCTGGGCAGCGTCGCGACCGACCCCACGTGGCGCGGGCACGGCATCGCTGCGGCCACGACGGCCGTCGTGACCCGGGCCGGGCTCGCCGAGTCGGACTGGGTCACGCTGGGCATGTACGCCGACAACGACGCCGCCCGGCGCGTCTACACCCGGCTGGGCTACGCCGTCGTGCAGGAGTTCGAGAGCCGGCACTGAGCCGCGCCCGCCCCTGGTGTCCCGCTGGGTGCGGAGCAGCCGTCGCCGAACGCCCGTCGTTCTCGACAGCTGCTCCGCACTCGGCGACCGGGCACGGCCACCCGGGTCAGTGGGTGATCGAGAACTTCGAGTACAGCCACCTCAGGTGCTTGGGCGCCCACCAGTTGGCCCGGCCCAGCAGCGTCATGGTCGCGGGCACCAGCAGGATCCGCACGATCGTCGCGTCGATGAAGACCGCCACGGCCAGCGCGAAGCCGACCTCCTTGATGACGAGCAGCTCGCCGAACACGAAGCCCGCGAACACCACGATGATGATGGCCGCGGCCGACGTGATGATGCGTCCCGAGCGCTGCAGCCCCAGACGCACCGCCTCGTCGTTCGACAGGCCCGCGTCGTGCAGCTCCTTGATCCGGGACAGCAGGAACACCTCGTAGTCCATCGCCAGCCCGAACGCGAACGCGACGACCAGGGCCACGACGTACGTCTCGATGCCGCCCGCCGACGCGAAGTCGAGCACGCCCTCCAGGTGCCCCTCCTGGAACACCCACACCAGCACGCCCAACGACGCGGCCAACGACAGAGCGTTCGTCAGGAGCGCCTTGACCGGGATGAGGACCGAGCCCGTCATGAGGAACAGCAGCACGAACGTCGCGACCACCACGATCCCCACGGCCCACCACACCCGGTCCGCGAGCGCCGCCCGGAAGTCGACCTGCCCGGCGGCCTGCCCGGTGACGTAGTACGTGAACCCGGGGTCCTGGGCGCGCAGCTCCTCGACGACGGCCACGGCCTCGGGGCCGCCCGCGTCGGCGGCGTCGAGGTGGACCCCGACGAGCGCGTGGTCGTCGCCGACGGGGACCACGGGGTCCACCCGCTCGACGCCGTCGAGGCCCGCGATCTCGTCGGCCCAGACCTGGGCGTCCTCGGTCGTGGAGTCGGTCACGACGCGGACGTCGGCGCTCGCGGACGCGGGGAACTGGGCGGAGAGCTCGTCGACGAACTCGCGCTGGGGCGAGCTCTGGGGCAGGAGCTCGATGCCCGAGTTGCGCATCTGCAGCCCGAGCACGGGCAGCGCGAGCACCACCAGGACGGCGACGGTCGCGAGCATGACCCACACCGGGTGGCGTTGGACGCGGCCCGTGAGCCGGGAGAAGAAGCCCTCGTCGGACTGGACGTCGGCCGTGCGGGCCAGGACGGCGCGCAGCCCGGGGACCTTGCTCAGGACGCCGGGCCGGATGAGCCGGTGACCGGCGAGCGCGAGCAGGGCGGGCACGAGCGTCATCGCGGTCGCCACGGCGATGAGGATGACGGCGAGCCCGGCGGCGCCGATGGCCCGCAGGATGTCGGGCTCGAAGACCATGAGGCCCGCGATCGAGATCGCGACGGTCAGCGCGGAGAAGGCCACGGTGCGGCCCGCGGTGGCCATGGTGCGCACGACGGCGGTGGTCACGTCGGCGTCGCGTCGGCGTGAGCGGCGGGTCGCGCGGCCGGAACGGGCCCCACCGGCCGCACCGGACCCCGGCGCCGTCCCGGGCGCGGCCTCGACTGCCGGTGCCGCGCGCCCCGGCGACGCGTCGTCGAGCAGGTGCAGCTCCTCGCGGAAGCGCGAGACGATGAGCAGCCCGTAGTCGATCGACAGGCCCAGGCCCAGCAGGGTCACGACGTTGACGACCGACGCGTCGATGGTCAACGGGTAGGACAGGCCCAGGAGGACCCCGAGCCCGGCCCCGATCGAGGCGATGGCCCCGGCCATGGGCATCGCGGCCGCGAGGAACCCCCCGAAGACCAGGACCATGACGAGCAGGGCGATGGGCAGGGCGATCATCTCGCCCGTCGTGAGGTCCTTCTCGACCTGCGAGGTGATGGCCTCGACGATCAGGTCGTTGCTCGACACGAGCCCGGTCGCGTCGGGCGCGACGTCGGCGAGGTCCGCGGGGACCGCCTCGAGGATCTCGACGACGTCGGTCGCCGCGGCCGACTGGGCGTCCTCGTCGAGGCCCGGCTCGAGCGTCACCGACAGCACGAACCCGTCGCCGTCGGCTGCGACGAGCGACTGCGCGGCCTCGGTCTCGACGCCGCCGGGGATCACGAACGGGTCGACGACGGTCTCGACCCCGGCGACCGCGGCGAGGTCCTGGTGCACGGGGGTCATGACCTCGGCGACGGCCGGGTCCGCAGGATCGACCCCGCTCAGCAGCAGCGAGATCGTCTCGCCCGTCTCCGCCTGGTCGGTCAGGATCTGCGTGCCGCGTTCGCTCTGCGAGCCCGGCACCGAGGGCTCGCCCGTGGTCAGGCGGTCGAACAGGCTCTCGCCGTGGACCCCCACGACGGCGAGCGCGAACCCGGCGACGGTCAGCACCACCCACACGGCGACGGTCAGACGGGGACGGTGGGCGACGGCGCGGCCAAGGCTCTCGAACACCCCGCCAGCATGGCACCTCGGGCTCCTGCGTGCCGGGGTGTGCACAGTGTGGGCGGCACGCTCTCGCCCGGTGCGACCACCCGGGCGGCGTGCGCCGTATCAGGGGGTCCAGGGCGGGGTGGTCGAGGGGTGTGGGTGGCGGTGCGTAGGCTCGGAGCATGCTTCCCGGGATGGACCTGTTCGACTCCGCGACCTCAGGCACCCAGGGGACTCCTCGCCCGGGGCCGGGTGCGCCGCTCGCGGTGCGCATGCGCCCCGCCGCGCTCGACGAGGTCGCCGGTCAGGAGCACCTGCTCGTCGCGGGGTCGCCGCTGCGCCGACTCATCGAGGTGGACGGGCCCGGCGCCTCGCGCGCCGCCCCGGGCTCCGTCATCCTGTGGGGCCCGCCGGGCACGGGCAAGACGACCCTGGCCTACCTCATCGCCACGACCTCGGGTCGGCGCTTCGTCGAGCTCTCGGCCGTGACCGCGGGCGTCAAGGACGTGCGCCAGGTCATCGAGGACGCCCGCCGGCGCCTCGCGACGGGCGGCGAGGAGACGGTCCTGTTCATCGACGAGGTCCACCGCTTCTCCAAGTCCCAGCAGGACGCGCTGCTGCCCAGCGTCGAGAACCGCTGGGTCACGCTCGTGGCCGCCACGACCGAGAACCCGAGCTTCTCGGTCAACTCCCCGTTGCTCTCGCGCTCGCTCCTGCTCACGCTCAAGCCCCTCACTGCCGACGACGTGCGCGCGCTGGTGCGTCGCGCACTGGACGACGAGCGTGGGCTCGGCGGCACGGTCGCGCTCGCCGAGGAGGCCGAGGAGCACCTGGTCCGCCTCGCGGGCGGCGACGCCCGCAAGGCCCTGACCATCCTCGAGGCCGCCGCGGGGGCCGCGCTGTCCGAGGTCCCGGACGCCCCCGTGCGCACCACGGACCGGCCCGACGCCGACGTCGCGGACGTGAGCGGCGCCGTCGGGCCCGGCGACGAACCGGGGGAGGGCGCGTCGTCCGACACGCCCGACGAGACGGACGAGGCCGCCTCGACCGACGAGCCCACGCCGCACGCGCCGCCCGACGTCGTGGTCGTCGACCTCGAGACCATGGAACGTGCGATCGACGTCGCCGCGGTGCGCTACGACCGTGACGGCGACCAGCACTACGACGTCACGAGCGCGTTCATCAAGTCCGTGCGCGGTTCCGACGTCGACGCCTCGCTGCACTACCTCGCGCGCATGATCGCCGCGGGGGAGGACCCGCGGTTCATCGCCCGGCGCATCGTCATCTCGGCCGCGGAGGACGTCGGCATGGCCGACCCCAGCGCGCTGCAGACCGCGGTCGCCGCGGCCCAGGCCGTCGCGCTCATCGGCATGCCCGAGGCCCGGATCATCCTCGCGGAGGCCGTCGTGCACCTCGCGACCGCCCCCAAGTCCAACGCGGCGTACCTCGGGATCGACGCGGCGCTCGCGGACGTGCGGGCCGGGAAGGTCGGCACGGTGCCCGCCCACCTGCGCGACGCGCACTACGCGGGTGCCAAGGAGCTGGGGCACGGCAAGGGGTACAAGTACGCGCACGACGCCCCGCACGCGGTCGCGCGCCAGCAGTACCTGCCCGACGTCCTGCAGGGCACGCGCTACTACACACCCACCGACCGCGGGTTCGAGCGGTCGGTGACCGAGCGGCTCGACCGGATCCGCCAGATCCTCGGGGACTGACCCCGCGCGGTCCCACCGTGTGGGGCTCGCCCCCGCGCCCGTGCGGTAGACTTCTCAGGTTGTCTCCGCCCGTCAGGGCAGGGACGGCCACCTGGGACCTCGGCCCCGCAGCCCCGCAGGCCCCCCCGACCCCGGTCGAGGGGAGTCGACATCCTCACGGATCACGGCGGTGGCTCATCGGCTGGTCCCGCACCCGGCAATCCGCACGGGTGTGACGTCAGTACACACGACAGGACAGGAACACACTGTGTCTTCAGTGACTCGTTCGCGCCGCCAGGTTCGCCTGAGCCGCGCGCTGGGCCTCGCGCTCACGCCCAAGGCAGTCAAGCACTTCGAGAAGCGTCCCTACCCGCCCGGTGAGCACGGCCGTGCCCGTCGCCGCACCGAATCGGACTACGCGGTGCGTCTTCGCGAGAAGCAGCGTCTGCGCGCCCAGTACGCGCTCCGCGAGAAGCAGATGGCTCGCGCCTACGAGGACGCTCGCAAGGACGCCGGTCTGACCGGTGAGGCCATGGTCGAGAACCTCGAGATGCGTCTCGACGCGCTCGTGCTGCGTTCGGGCTTCGCCCGCACCATCCTGCAGGCGCGCCAGGCCGTCGGCCACCGCCACATCCTCGTCGACGGCAAGATCGTCGACCGCCCCTCGTTCAAGGTGAAGCCGGGTCAGACGATCCAGGTCAAGCCGAAGAGCCAGGCCACCACGCCGTTCCAGGTCGCCGCCGCCGGTGCGCACCGCGACGTCCTGCCGGCCGTCCCGGCCTACCTCGACGTCCAGCTCGAGAAGCTGAGCGCCGTCCTGGTGCGTCGCCCCAAGCGCGTCGAGGTCCCCGTGACCTGCGAGGTCCAGCTCGTCGTCGAGTACTACGCTCGCTGATCCTCCTGCGCGGCTGCTGCCGCGCGCCGCGCACGAACGCCTCGCTCACCGCTTCGACGGGGAGCGGGGCGTTCGTGCATCCGGGTAAGGTTTCGCGAGGCGTGGACGTCACGTCGCGCCGTCGAAGGAGGAGCAGGAGATGTCCGTAGGAGATGTGGCCGGGCTGATCGCCGCCATCGCATTCGTGCTGCTGGTCGGGGTCCTCGCGGTTCCTCTGGTCAAGCTCGGCCGGGTGCTCGACGAGGCACGGGTGAGCATCAAGGAGGTCACGGACCACTCGGTGCCGATCCTCGACGAGGCCGCGACCACCGTGGCCACGACGAACAGCCAGCTCGTCAAGGTCGACACGATCACGACGTCCGCAGCACAGGTCAGCGAGAACGTCTCGGCCCTCACGGGGCTGTACGCGGCGACCTTCGGGGCCCCGCTCGTCAAGGTCGCGGCGTTCACGTACGGCGTGCGCCAGGCGTTCGCGCGGG
This region of Oerskovia jenensis genomic DNA includes:
- a CDS encoding Rv2578c family radical SAM protein, with product MRWDGQAITADDGALPGLGRMAGLVRTVRTPEFAGVTFHEVLAKSALSKVPGESRMPFTWTINPYRGCSHACSYCFARPSHRYLDMNPGEDFDSQIVVKMNVAEVLRAELAKPSWAGDAVALGTNTDPYQRAEGRYRLMPGIIDALEAARTPFSILTKGTLLRRDLPRLTQAAEHVDVGIGVSLAFVDEDLQQAVEPGTPTPRARLDLIRAARAAGLPCGVMIAPVLPWLTDSTDHLTRLLDAVHEAGATGATVLPLFLKPGTREWFMAWLRRDHPERVAGYERIYAGGSYASRAYRDWLWDRVRPLLVERGFASAGHRSRARTSGHARTAWHPETPGERARPDEGDYPAGSLVTQHRDSGGPPGRTGTSAAASAEQLLF
- a CDS encoding PPOX class F420-dependent oxidoreductase, whose translation is MTRRIATTQRLGRAELVEFLRADRRAVLLTRRASGAPQMSPVTYGVDGEGRVVVSTYPDRAKAVNLRRDPAASLCVLGEDFDDAWVQVDGTAEVIDLPDSVEPLVEYYRSIAGEHPDWDEYRQAMVAQGKSLLRVTITGWGPVATGGFPARLAQD
- the aspS gene encoding aspartate--tRNA ligase, producing the protein MLRTHTAGSLRAEQIGQTVTLTGWVDRRRDHGGVAFIDLRDASGIAQVVIRDESIAHPLRAEFVLQVTGVVSRRPEGNENKNLPTGEVEVVVSDVVVLNESAPLPFQVSTALEGTEVIGEEARLKHRYLDLRRPTPAHALRLRAKANQAARRVLDAQDFVEIETPTLTRSTPEGARDFLVPARLAPGSWYALPQSPQLFKQLLMVSGMERYYQIARCYRDEDFRADRQPEFTQLDVEMSFVEQDDVIALGEQILVALWDLIGYKIPTPIPRMTFHDAMRLYGSDKPDLRFGNPLVELTDYFKDTPFRVFQAEYVGAVVMAGGASQPRRQFDAWQEWAKQRGAKGLAYVTFQEDGTLAGPVAKNLSDAEREGLRDATGAQPGDAVFFAAGRTNESRALLGAARQEIAKRTGQIDENAWAFVWIVDAPLFKPTGEAADEGDVALGNSAWTAVHHAFTSPTPEWIDTFEQNPGEALAYAYDIVCNGNEIGGGSIRIHRRDVQERVFAVMGIGEEEAQEKFGFLLDAFAFGAPPHGGIAFGWDRIVALLTKSESIRDVIAFPKSGGGYDPLTQAPAPITAQQRKEAGVDAKPKAAPADEPAAADAAVTGKA
- a CDS encoding GNAT family N-acetyltransferase, with protein sequence MDLPEWDVRGVWQDEHACVLSVAARVPLGEGEVPDGGAHHERVGLWGMGSPEATATLLARVAQDGELGEHVVSAGLPRGTLTVLGDRCASEDLPTILREPDREKSVSTWDFFATREAPAAQPGEEHVEALTGPAAPAEVRECLDVANPLAEMSPEDPLTRWWGWRDPDGVLRGVVGARQAVPGAPWSLGSVATDPTWRGHGIAAATTAVVTRAGLAESDWVTLGMYADNDAARRVYTRLGYAVVQEFESRH
- a CDS encoding MMPL family transporter gives rise to the protein MFESLGRAVAHRPRLTVAVWVVLTVAGFALAVVGVHGESLFDRLTTGEPSVPGSQSERGTQILTDQAETGETISLLLSGVDPADPAVAEVMTPVHQDLAAVAGVETVVDPFVIPGGVETEAAQSLVAADGDGFVLSVTLEPGLDEDAQSAAATDVVEILEAVPADLADVAPDATGLVSSNDLIVEAITSQVEKDLTTGEMIALPIALLVMVLVFGGFLAAAMPMAGAIASIGAGLGVLLGLSYPLTIDASVVNVVTLLGLGLSIDYGLLIVSRFREELHLLDDASPGRAAPAVEAAPGTAPGSGAAGGARSGRATRRSRRRDADVTTAVVRTMATAGRTVAFSALTVAISIAGLMVFEPDILRAIGAAGLAVILIAVATAMTLVPALLALAGHRLIRPGVLSKVPGLRAVLARTADVQSDEGFFSRLTGRVQRHPVWVMLATVAVLVVLALPVLGLQMRNSGIELLPQSSPQREFVDELSAQFPASASADVRVVTDSTTEDAQVWADEIAGLDGVERVDPVVPVGDDHALVGVHLDAADAGGPEAVAVVEELRAQDPGFTYYVTGQAAGQVDFRAALADRVWWAVGIVVVATFVLLFLMTGSVLIPVKALLTNALSLAASLGVLVWVFQEGHLEGVLDFASAGGIETYVVALVVAFAFGLAMDYEVFLLSRIKELHDAGLSNDEAVRLGLQRSGRIITSAAAIIIVVFAGFVFGELLVIKEVGFALAVAVFIDATIVRILLVPATMTLLGRANWWAPKHLRWLYSKFSITH
- a CDS encoding replication-associated recombination protein A produces the protein MDLFDSATSGTQGTPRPGPGAPLAVRMRPAALDEVAGQEHLLVAGSPLRRLIEVDGPGASRAAPGSVILWGPPGTGKTTLAYLIATTSGRRFVELSAVTAGVKDVRQVIEDARRRLATGGEETVLFIDEVHRFSKSQQDALLPSVENRWVTLVAATTENPSFSVNSPLLSRSLLLTLKPLTADDVRALVRRALDDERGLGGTVALAEEAEEHLVRLAGGDARKALTILEAAAGAALSEVPDAPVRTTDRPDADVADVSGAVGPGDEPGEGASSDTPDETDEAASTDEPTPHAPPDVVVVDLETMERAIDVAAVRYDRDGDQHYDVTSAFIKSVRGSDVDASLHYLARMIAAGEDPRFIARRIVISAAEDVGMADPSALQTAVAAAQAVALIGMPEARIILAEAVVHLATAPKSNAAYLGIDAALADVRAGKVGTVPAHLRDAHYAGAKELGHGKGYKYAHDAPHAVARQQYLPDVLQGTRYYTPTDRGFERSVTERLDRIRQILGD
- the rpsD gene encoding 30S ribosomal protein S4; the encoded protein is MSSVTRSRRQVRLSRALGLALTPKAVKHFEKRPYPPGEHGRARRRTESDYAVRLREKQRLRAQYALREKQMARAYEDARKDAGLTGEAMVENLEMRLDALVLRSGFARTILQARQAVGHRHILVDGKIVDRPSFKVKPGQTIQVKPKSQATTPFQVAAAGAHRDVLPAVPAYLDVQLEKLSAVLVRRPKRVEVPVTCEVQLVVEYYAR
- a CDS encoding DUF948 domain-containing protein, translated to MSVGDVAGLIAAIAFVLLVGVLAVPLVKLGRVLDEARVSIKEVTDHSVPILDEAATTVATTNSQLVKVDTITTSAAQVSENVSALTGLYAATFGAPLVKVAAFTYGVRQAFARASGRSGSGPRTGR